The Streptomyces sp. NBC_00576 genome contains the following window.
GCGCCGGCTCCGGGCTGCACCACAAGGTGTGCCACGTCCTGGGCGGCGCGTACGACCTCGAACACGCCGCGCTGCACTCGGTGGTCCTGCCACATGTGGTCGGCCTCAACCTGGCCGTGGCACCCGACGCGGCCAGGCACCTCGCAGCCGCGCTCGACGTACACACCGACCCGTTCGCCGCGTTGCTCGACCTCTACGCGCGGCTCGACCCCCCGCATTCGCTACGCGAGTTGGGGCTCGCCGAGGAGGAACTCGACCGGGCCGCCGACCTGGTCATGCCACAGGTGCCGGACTCCAACCCGCGCCGGGTCACCCACGACGAGATGCGCGACCTGCTGGGACGCGCGTACCGGGGCGACACCCCGGTGACGGTCCCGCCCAACGCCCTCCGTACGAAAGAGCCACCCCGATGACTGAAACGACCGAGACGACCAGGACCGGGACGACGGGGACTGGTACTGGGACTGGGACTGGGACAAGGGGGACCACTGAACAGGAGTTGACCGACAACGTCGTCGCGAGCTTCGACACCGCCAAGGACGAACGGTTCCGCGAGGTCATGCAGGCGCTCGTGCGGCACGCCCACGCGTTCGTGCGCGAGACCCGGCTCACCGAGGCCGAATGGTCCGCGGCGATCGGGTTCCTCACCGCGGCCGGTCACATCACGACCGACACCCGCCAGGAGTTCGTCCTCCTCTCCGATGTCCTCGGCATCTCCATGCTCACCGTCGCGGTGAACGAACCGGGCCTCGGCGAGTCGACGGAGTCCACGGTCCTCGGCCCCTTCTTCGTCCAGGACTCGCCCGAGATCGACCTCGGCGGGGACATCGCGGGCGGCGCGAAAGGCGAGCCGTCGTGGGTCGCCGGCACGGTCAAGGACACCGACGGCAACCCGGTCCCCGGGGCCCGCATCGAGGTGTGGGAGGCCGACGACGACGGCATGTACGACGTCCAGTACGACGACGGTGCCCTCGCCGGGCGCGCGCACCTGTTCGCCGACACCGAGGGCCGCTACCGGTTCTGGGCGCTCACCCCCACGCCGTACCCGATCCCCGACGACGGCCCCGTCGGCCGGCTCCTCCAGCACGCCGGACGTTCCCCGATGCGGGCACCGCACCTCCACTTCAAGGTGACGGCACCCGGCTTCCACACTCTCATCACGCACATGTTCGTCGCTGGCGACCCCACTCTGGACAGCGACTCCGTATTCGGCGTGAAGGAGTCACTGGTGCGCCCCTTCGACCGCCACCGGCCGGGAACGCCGACACCGGACAGCCGCCAGCTGGAAGGGCCGTGGACGTCGGCACGCTTCGACATCGTCCTCAGGAAGGAGTAGGACGCACGGCCGCTGCCGTTCTGGAACTCACCTGCCCCGAAGCTCAGGCCTGCTCGGACCGTCCCTCGTCTTCGTACGTAAAACTCAAGTTCTTCCTTCGACGTGTTCCGGCTGGTTGCAGTGGCGGCCCGCGAGCCCCGCGCTCGGCCGGCTCGACATCGCCGCCCGTGCTCTGCGCACCGCCGCCCTGACCCCACCAGCGTCACCAGCAAAGTCACTGCATTGCTCCTGGTCCAGCGTCCGCTTCGACTTCCCCATCTACTCAACGGATGTTTTCGCCAGGTAGCGAGCGACAAGGTCCAGTCGGCGGGGCGTCGACGGCTCGGGCAGCAGGCTCGGAGCGCTTGAGTTCCGATGTCAGTAGAGGGTCTGCGTGCTTCTGAATGTCGGTGGGTTTTGATGTCGCTCGGGCGTGCGGCAAGGGCAGTGGTAGATCGTTGGAGAGCAGTCCCCGGTGCGAAGCGCCGGGGGTGTCCATGTGCGTTCCTGGCAGTGGGAAGAGCCGGACCTCACCGACTTCTTCGCCGAACTGCTCAAGCGGCACAAGAAACCGATGCCATGAGGCTTGCTGGAAGTTGATGTTCTGCTTGTCCGGGCGAGCGGGGATTCGGTTCGGGCCATGGCCGACCACGGCGTAGCGGTAGATCTCGCCGGTTGCGTCCTCGCTGTCCAGCCGGCTCAGCAGTTGCCAGGACTCCGGGTCGATGCGCTGCTCCGGTGCGGGTAGGTCCAGTGATGGCCGCCGGAGGAGAGCTGATGTCTCCCAGGCGGCCATCGCAGCGGGGATTTCAGTGGCTGGTGAGTTCGCCGGTGAGCTTGCCGTGGAGGTCGGCGCTGGGGTCGTTGAGGCCGATGATCTCGACGGTCTTGCCGCGCTGGGCGTACTTGGTCTCGATCGCGTCCAGGGCGGCGACGGAGGAGGCGTCCCAGATATGGGCGGCGCTCAGGTCGATGACGACCTTGTCCGGGTCGGTGGCGTAGTTGAACTGGCCGACCAGGTCGTTGGAGGAGGCGAAGAACAGCTCGCCGGTCACCGAGTACACCACCGTGGCGTGGTCGGGGTCGATGACGGAGGTGACGTTGGCGAGGTGGGCGACGCGCTTGGCGAAGATGACCATCGCGGTGATGGATCCCACGACGACGCCGATGGCGAGGTTGTCGGTGGCGACCACGCAGACCACCGTGATGACCATGACGGCGACCTCGCCCGTCGGCATGCGCTTGAGTGTCTTGGGGGCGATGGAGTGCCAGTCGAACGTCGCGAACGACACCATCACCATCACGGCGACCAGGGCGGCCATCGGGATGTCGGAGACGACCGGGCCGAAGACGATGCACAGCACCATCAGGAATGAGCCCGCCAGGAAGGTGGAGAGGCGGGTGCGCGCCCCGGACACCTTCACGTTGATCATGGTTTGGCCGATCATGGCGCAGCCGCCCATGCCGCCGAAGAAGCCGGTGACTATGTTGGCGATGCCCTGGCCGATGGACTCGCGGGTCTTTGAGGAGTGGGTGTCGGTGATGTCGTCGACGAGCTTGGCGGTCATCAGCGATTCCATCAGGCCCACCAGTGCCATCGCGAACGCGTAGGGGGCGATGGTGGTGAGGGTGTCCATGGTGAACGGCACGTCGGGCAGGCCTGGTACGGGCAGGGAGGACGGCAGCGCGCCCTTGTCGCCCACGGTCGGCACGGCGATCCCGGCTGCCACCGTGATCACGGTGAGGATGACGATGGCGACGAGCGGCGCCGGGATCACCGTGGTGACCTTCGGGAAGAACACCATCAGCGCGAGACCGCCGATGATCAGCGGATAGACGGGCCAGGGCACGTCGTGCATCTCCGGGACCTGCGCCATGAAGATCAGGATGGCGAGGGCGTTGACGAAGCCGACCATCACCGAGCGGGGCACGAAACGCATCAGCTTCGCCACCCCCAGCGCGCCGAGGGCGACCTGGATGAGGCCGGCGAGGATAACGGCGGCGACCAGGTAGCCGAAGCCGTGCTCACGGTTGAGCGGGGCGATCACGAGGGCGACGGCGCCGGTCGCCGCGGAAATCATCGCGCGGCGGCCGCCGACGATCGAGATCGTCACGGCCATGGTGAACGAGGCGAACAGGCCGATCGCCGGGTCGACCCCGGCGATGATGGAGAAGGAGATCGACTCGGGGATCAGGGCGAGGGCGACGACCAGGCCGGCCAGCACCTCGGTGCGCCAGACCTTCGGATTGTTCAGCCAGTCGGGACGCAGGCCGCGTAGGCGCATGGCTGGGGACAGTGCGGAAGGAGACAAGGAGATGCGTACCTGTCGTGCTCAGGCACCCCCCATCAGCAGGCTGGGGCGTGCGGGAAGGACGCGCAGGAGCCGGGCCGGCACCCTGCGGACGACCCGCAGGGCGGGCCGGAAGTCAAAGGGAGGGACGCAGGGCGGGGCCTGGCGCGGGAGCGCGGCCGGGCAGCTCACATCCGGGGGCGAAGGGTCACGGCGGGCAGGCGGCGGCGATCAGCGTCATGGGCTCGCGCACGCTCTCTCCTGCAAGAATCGAATCTTCGCCGGGGGCGCCATCGGCCCCGGAACGGCAATGACGGGGCAGCCGGGCCGCCCTCGCCATCAGCAACTCTACCCTAACGTTAGAGTAGAGGTCGGTGAGGTCGCACGGGACGCGGCCCGCCACAACGGGAAGGGCCAGGACCACGGGCGTGGACGACAAGCACATGCAGATCGGCGAGGTCGCCGCGCGGACCGAGCTGTCCCTGCGCACCATCCGCCACTACGAAGAGACCGGCCTGGTCATCCCGTCCGCCCGCTCGCAGGGCGGCTTCCGCCTCTACACAGAGTCCGACATCGCCCGCCTCATGGTCATCCGCCGCATGAAGCCCCTCGGCTTCACCCTGGACGAAATGCGCGACCTCCTGGACGCCACCGACCGCCTCGACTCCGACGAGCCGGACGGCATCGACGAGCGGGAAGCACTCCTGGAGCGGATAGAGACCTACGAGCAGGCCGCCGCCCAGAAAATCGAGGACCTGCGCATCCAACTGGCCCGCGCCGAAGACTTCGCCGCCACCCTCCGCGCCCGGCTCGGGACCGCCCGCCATGAACAGGGCACCCCGGCCTGAATCACCGGCCGGCGGCCTGCACCACGCGTCGCACCTCGGCCCCCAGGAGGCCGCCGACATGGGCGGCTTCACGGGGTGCTGGCTCGGACGCGGAACGCCAGCCCCTGCGGGCTGCTCACACGCCGGCCGCCTGGGCCCGCGGATCGGGCCCGCACGACGCCTCCTGCCCGGCGCCCCTGCTGCTGGGCCGCCGCCGTCCTGGGCCTGCTCGCCGTCCCGGCCCGCGCCGGGAGCACGGACCGGCCGGGGCTGTCCGTGTGGACGCCGGCCGGGAATGTGCTGCTGGTCGGCGCCTCGGTCACCGCCGCCCTCCTGGCGATCGAACAGCGCGGGCAGCACCCAGCCGAGGCGGCAGCCCTCGCGCGCCCGACCTCAGGACGGGATCCGCGTCGGCAGGCGAGACTGGAGGCCAGCCGGAATATGCCGGAAACAGGTCCTCTGCCTGGGCGCGGCGCTGCCGCCCCCGAGGACGGTTGAACGCCTGGCCGCTACGCCCAGGCATCCCGCCACCGCCAGAACCACGTGGCCTTCTGTGGCGCAGGCGGGCGCGGCCGGGCCAGCAGGAATAGCAAAGCCCTTCCGGGCGAGTAGCCGCACAGAATCTCCACAGCATCTCTGTGGCTCATCTCACGTTTCTCGTTGGGGTAAATGAGATTCACCCGCACCGAAATCCGAAAAATCTCTCCAATGCTCCAACAACTCGGACATATCGATAGCCTCTAGGTAGGGCAAATTTCCTGGACTGGAACGCATCAACGCTTGCAGGATCTGCAAGGATCTAATTCAGGAAAAGCTGCGGGGACGGACTGTGCTGGATCTTTCCGGCGGCCCAGGACTCCACGCCGGGACCCGGGGGGAAGGACACCGATGGACGCCATGGTGCTGCAGGCGCAGAAATTCATCAACACCACTTACGCGGGGGTCTCCGGAATACCCACGGTTGTCGAGGACGGCACAACCGGCTGGGACGTCATGTACGCGCTGACCCGGGCTCTCCAGTACGAGCTGGGTATCACCGCACTGTCCGATACTTTCGGCCCGACCACGCTCGGCAAACTCACCTCGCTTTATCCGGTCATCGACGGGACGAACGGGAACGCCAACATCAACCGCATCGTCCAGTCCGGCCTCTACTGCAAGGGATACGACGGCAGCGGAATATCCGGGTCGTACGACTCGACGACCGGCTCCAGCGTGACCCAACTCAAGGCCAACATGGGCGTCGCGAGTACCTTTCCTGGGAACGGTGTCACTCCCAAGGTCTTCAAAGCGCTGCTGACAATGGATCCCTACGTCCTTATCAGCGGCGGCAGCGACCAGGTGCGCGCGATCCAGCAGTGGATGAACGCGAGTTACATCAACCGCGCAAATTTCTTCATCATCCCCTGCGACGGCTACTTCTCCCGGGACGTCCAGAAGGCGCTGATGTTCGCGATCCAGTTCGCCATCGGCTATGACGACGCCACAGCGAACGGCGTCTTCGGGCCGGGGACGCAGGCCGGTTTGAAGGCCAATACCCTGTCGGTCGGTTCGAGTGGCACCTTCGTTCAGCTCTTCACTGCCGCCATGGTATTCAACAAGCGCTCGGGGGCAGTTTTCGCCAGTTCCTTCGGATCGGATCTGGCAGACGCGGTCGCGAACTTCCAGAGTTTCATGCGGCTTCCCGTCACCGGCACCGGAAACTTCCAGACCTGGGCCTCCCTGCTGGTCAGCACCGGAGACCCGAGCCGCTCGGGCACCGCCTGCGACTGCGTCACCGAGGTCACCGCCGACCGCGCAGCAGCGCTCAAGGCGTCCGGATATTCGATCATCGGCAGATACCTGACCAATGTCGCGGGCACCACCCTCAACAAGAAGATCCAGGCCGGGGAGTTGGACACCATCGCGGGCGCCGGCCTGCGAGTATTCCCGATCTACCAGACCTACGGCGGCTCGGTCAGCTACTTCAACCACAGCCAGGGGGTGGCGGACGCGTCGGCCGCCATCGACGCAGCCCAGGGTTACGGCTTCAAGAGAGGGACGCGGATCTACTTCGCGGTGGACTACGACGCACTCGACGCCGATGTCACCAGCAACATCATTCCGCATTTCCAGGGAATCCAGGAGCGCTTCGACCAGTATGCCGCCGGCTACAAAATCGGCGTCTACGGGCCGAGAAACATCTGCAGCCGCGTCGCCGCCTCCGGTGCGACCTCCGCGAGCTTCGTCTCGGACATGTCGACCGGATTCAGCGGAAATCTCGGCTTCTCGATGCCGGAGGACTGGGCCTTCGATCAGATTTCCACGATCTCCGTCGGGTCGGGAACCGGTGCCATCCAGATCGACAACGACATCTCCTCCGACCGGGACAGTGGGCAGAACACCTTCGATCCCGTCCCCACCCAGAAGCTGGACGTCGCGTTCGACACGGCAAACCGTGACGCACTGCTCGCCGACATTCGGGCGACCATGCAGTCCCTGGGTGTGGACGAGACCACCTGGTACACCAATCATTCGACGGAGGACGCCCTGAACGTCGTTCTCCAGTACGACTCCTACATCACCGGACTCGCCCGCTCGCTGAAAATGCGCAAGTCTCTCATCCAGGTTCCGATCTTCTGGGAATACCGGAAGTACACCTATCTGGACGATGTCGCGAACACCCTTGTCCAGGAGTACTACAGCTACATGGAGCAAATGGAGGCATGGAACAACATGCCCGTCTGGCAGCAGCTCATCACGCCGGTCCCGGAAATGCCGGTCGGTTCCAGGGAGGACGCCAGTGCAGGGCTGGGTCAGATTTTCGCCGCCACCGCCATCAGTGCCCGCAATTACTGCTCCTCGGCGGGAATCACCAACGAGGCGACGCTCGATGCGTCGGACTGGCACACAATGGAAACCGTCTGGAACAATCTGTACACGAACAACGAGTACAACATCACCACTGTGGCCCTCGTCCACATATCCGATGCGCATTCCATCGGTCAGCGCATTCCCGGCCTGGATTATACGGACACTGAAACACAGGCCGTCCTCGCACGCTACAACGGCACCGGCGCCGATGCGACGGAGTACGGGGTCCAAAACCTGAGCGTCTACCAGACGTTCGAAAAGTACAACGCGCCTGCCCGAAACCTGTGACCCATGCCGAGCGAGTGGAAAAGAGTGCGGAAATGACTGGAGATCCGATGTCCGAACAGCATGGGAACGCGAAGAAGACCGCCCGGCGCCCGACCCGCCGGTCCGTTCTGACGACCGGCACCGGGGTGCTGGCCGGTACGGCCCTGTCCGGCTGGGCGGGGCAGGTCCCGGCGATGGCCGCCAGCAAGGGCAGGACGGTGAAAGCCACCCGGCCGCCCACACCTACCGACGAACACCCGACGCCGAGGAAGACCCCGGTCAGCGCCAACGGCTGGGCAACGGAGGCGAAGGCCAACGACGGCGGCACCATATGGTCCAGAGCCGTCAACGGCAGCAATCTCTCGGTGGAGGTACGGACCGGGGACGTTGCCGCGGTCCTCGTCTACGTGGTGCGCCGTTTTCATTACGAGATCGACGCCCTGCGGACCGGCGACGTGGTGGGCTTCAGGAAGCTGGGCAGCACCAGCCTCTCCTCCCCGCAGAGCAACCAAGCCTCGGGGACCGCGGTCTCGATCCGCAGCGGCTGGTACCCGGAGGGCATATCCGGGGGCTTCTTCGCGCCGCAGCTGGCCGTCATCCGGGACATCCTCGCCGAATGCGACGGCGCGGTGCGGTGGGGAGGCGACGACAAGCGGCCCTACGAGGCGCTGTTCTACATCGACGTCCCGCCCAGCAGCGAGGAACTGAGCACGATCGGCAGCCGCATTCTGGGCTGGAACCAGCAGCCCGGCCAAGGGGCAGGCCAGCTCCCGGACCCGTCGCAGCCGACGCGCCGGTCCGCCGCCCTCGCCCTGGAGCGTGTCCAGCGCGGTTCGTGACCTGACCTTTCCGCGTACTGACCCCACCAGGACGGACCGGCGCCGGGTCCCCACCACATCGCGCCGGATGAACGGCCGCCCGGCATCCCGCCTACCGCTGCCGTCGTCCGCCGCAGGGGTGACCAGCGGCCGTTGTTAGTCTCTCCCGTGAGAAGACACCCCGCTCCGGGCGTGTCGCGCACATCGGCGGCCCTCATACGGCGCCCTCGGCCACCCCCGCCGGAGGATGGCGGCGAGCCGCCCCGCCCGGGCCACCAGGACAGGACAGATGTGAATACCAGCGCCCCTGTCGCCGCCCCTCGTACGCGGTCCGCGCAGGAAAGCCGCCGCATACGGATCCGGGCCGGTTTCGGTCTCGGCCTGCTCCCCGTCTCTTTCGTGCTCGCCGCCCTGATCTGGCTCTACTGCGCGGACCAGTACGCCCATTCCGGCGCCGACTGGACCACCCACTGGCCGCTGGGGCTTACGCTCTTCGCCGCCTCCGGACTTCTCGGACTGCTGGCGTTGTGCCTGCCTCGACGATGGCTCGTGTGGCTGCAACTGCTCCTGCTGCTGCCGGCCATGGCGCTGTTCGCCTTCTGACAGAGCTGGACGACCTGGCTTCGACCACAGCGTGCCGGCCGGATTCCGGGACCGTCTCGCCCACGGCGACCGCACTGACCGCCTCCAGCAGCCTCGCGTCGAACCCCACCCCGTCCGGTGGGACTTGCACGTCCTCCGCGGTGGCCCGTACCCGCCACCCCGTTCACGATCACGACGGTAGGAATATGGTCAATGACTTTCTGTGCACAAGGCGTCGTCTTCAAGAGGCTGGAAGACGCCTACCGCCCGTCGGTGAGGGGTTGGCAGAAATACAAGGTCCGCGAGACGAGCGAGGCGATCGTCGGCGCAGTGACCGTGACCGGCCCTCTGGGCACTCCCCGCACGCTGCTGCTCGGCAAGGTACAACGCTCAAGGGCACCTTCAGTACGGCGGCCGCACCACCACCCTCGCTCAGGCGGCAGGTGCTGCGGTCGCCGGCCTACTCGCTCCGGGACGGGGCGGTCATCCGTGGACAGGCTGGTCGTTCTCTGCCGGGTGTGGCGGCCAGGAAAAGCTGGTCGTCACGCTGGTGGAACCCGAGCTGGTGGTGGAACCCGAGCTGGTGGTGGAAGTCGACGCCGCCGGGACTGGAGGCCGCAATCGTCCGACAACGTCCTCGGCGGCCCAGCAACGCCCAGCTGGACCTGCCCCGGGCAGGCGGAGACCACCGGGTGGGTGCCGGCTGTGCCGCGATTCCCGGAAGGAAACAGCTGACCCCAGGCGCTCGCAGAAGGCCCGGCCGACGCCGGGGGCGAAAGGTTGGTGTGCGGGGCCGACGGGACCGGGTAACGTCTTTGTCATGTTCTTCCAGACGCCGATTTACGAGTGAGAACATGATGGGCCGCTGCTGACGTCCTTCGACGTCGCCGCCCGTCCCCCATCGATGGACCCGTAGATCACTTCACATCATTACCGGAGAACCCGTGACCGTGAGCAAGAACATCAACAACCCCGTGGGCATGGGCGGCGGCCAGCGCAAGAAGCTGTCCCGCGCCGAACGGCAGAACAACGGTCCGCACCGCAACCTCGACCGCCAGGGTGCAGCCGACCGGAAGGCGGAGCTGGTGCGCAAGATGCGCGAGAAGGCAGGCGCGGCCGAGGGCGCCGGGCAGGCGGGCGACGACACCGCCCAGAGCTGACGCACCGCCACCGCAGGGCGGCACCGCACGGGCAGGGTCCGGACCGCGACACGCGGTCCGGACCCTGCTGCCGTACCGGGCACGGCTGGTCCCGCCCAGCTCTCGGCCGACCACCCGCAGCTCAGCTGACCACGCGGGGCAGCGGCAGATTCAGCAGCCCCGTAACCGCCACCACCCCGAGCTGCACCAGGAGCTTCACCACCAAACGGGGCACCCGACCACGACGATCAGGCGGGTGTCGGCGTCGGTGACGACCTGGTGATTGGCGGAGTACCAGTAGTTCTAATAGCTCATCGGTGAGCCTGAGCGCGAGAGTGCAAGGGCCCGCTGTGCGAGGTGGAAGCCTGCCCCCGTTCCGGGTTCCGGGACTGGATTCCCGTGGTCGGACCGACTCCGCCTCGCCCCTCGCCCTGTCGGTCGAGACCTTCGGTAGTTCCGGGACTCGATCTCTTGTCAAAGACCGGCCCCGCCCGGCAGGAGCGAGGACATCACAGGTTTCATGTCGCCAGCCCGCTGGCAGGGGCCGTCCTCTCAGCAGTTCGCGAGCCCGAGAGCTCTTCAGCAGGCCGAGGTCCCTGCCGGTCGCTGCAGACACGAACGGCTCATGGGATGGCGTGCCCCGAGCACTTCTATTGGAGCGCCGCGTGCTCCGCCTGGGAAGTGAAACCCCACGTTGGCACGGAGGTAGAGAAACTGAGCGCGATCTTCTGCGGCATCGACTGGGCGGAAGGACACTACGACGTAGCTCTGCGCGGCGGCCCGGCCGACGCGCAGCCGGCTGAGCGCGCCCCGATCCCCGGCTGCGTCCGCGCCGCCCGTCCCGCCCACGGTTTGGTGGCGTGGCGGGCCAGGGTCTGCTCGAACGGCACGTGCAGGTAGTAGAGGCTGGTCGGGCCACGGTGATCGGCGAGCAGTCGGGCGAGCATGTCGCCGTCCAATCGGCAGTGGCTGCTTCCGCGTCCGCGTGCACGGCGACCCAGCCGGTCCACTCGGTCCCGGGTGCCCCCGGCCCGGGCAGAAGCTGCCCCACGGGTGCCCTTCCGACTCTTCCGCCGCGCCGGGGTGCGTGGACAGACTGTGGCGAGAGGCACGTTCACCGTCCTCCGGCGAAGGAGCACCGTGCGTAAACACGAGGAGTCAGACAGCGCAACCGGCAAGGCGTCGGTCCGGCCTCGCCGGTCGGCCGCTGGCCCTGCCGTCCCGGTGCGGGCCCCAGCCGGACGGCTGACCCCGGATTCCCTACGAGCGCTGCAACGCACCGTGGGAAACGCGGCCGTGGCCCGCTTGCTGTCAGGGGAGGAGCGCGAGCACCGCGTCGAGAACGCTCAGGAGCCCTCCGTGCAGAGGCGGTCCGGCGTCCACGACGTGCTGCACTCCTCAGGTCGGCCGCTGGACCCCGGTGTCCGCGCCGAGATGGAAACCCGCTTCGGCGGCGCCGACTTCGGTAACGTCCGCGTGCACGCGGACGCCGCCGCCCAGCGCTCGGCGACGGAGATCGGCGCCCGCGCGTACACCTCCGGCCGGCACATCGTCATCGGCGAGAACGGCTCGGACAAGCACACTCTCGCCCACGAGCTCACTCATGTCATCCAGCAGCGCTCCGGCCCCGTCTCCGGCACGGACTCCGGCCAGGGCCTGAGCGTGAGCGACCCCTGTGACCGGTTCGAGCGGGAGGCCGAGGCCAACGCCCACCGCGTCATGGCGGGCGGCAGCCACTCCCCAGGTCCTGGGCACGCGGCGGACGCGGGCGCCGCCGGGGCCGCCCCGGCGCACGGCGGCAAACGGGCCCCCGTCCAGCGCTACGTCGAGATCGACCCCGGCACGGAGAACTACCCGTCCAAGCACCGCCGTGCGTCCATCGGTTCGAACAAGAGCGCCGAAAGCGACGACCACTTCTTCCCCAGCCAACAAGAAGCGGGCGGGAGCTACTTCTCCGACACGCAGGCGCGCACCGCCAACGTCGCGTTCAATGGCAGTGTCCCGCTGCGCCTCTCGGACGGCTTGGACCTCGCGATCGAGCACGGACCGGGCGAGTCGAAGGTCTTCTTCGCCACCGACGCCCATATCCAGGCGGCCAACGCCGCGCTCGCCGGTCGCGTACGGTTCCGCCGCGGCACCCGCTACCTGCACGTGCAGGGCGAGACCGGGGAACTGCGGCTCTACCAGGTCAAGCCCGTGGTGGAGACGAAGAAGACCGGTATGGCCGGAGCGTTGGGCATGACGAAGAAGGCGACCGGACTGTCGATCCTCACCCCGCAACGCTGCAACGAGATGGCGGAGTTCGTCACCGGCAAGAAGGGGATCTCGGCCCAGGGGATCGGCGCCTGGGAGAACTTCCTGGCCCGGGTCCTCGACATCGTCGAGGACAGCGGCAGCGAGCATCTGGACGGCGTCAAGGACGCCTTCCAGAAGGGAGTGGACGGGGACCAGAAGGCATACCTGGCCTACTCCCAGAACATGAGCCGCGCCTTCCAGGACCTGAAGGCGGCCAACTCGGCCGAACTGGACCAGGCCCTGCACGAGTTGGGCCTCAACGAGTTCCTGCCGCCCCCGCCGCCCGGCTCCGCCCTGGTGACGGTCGGCTACGGCGACGCCGATCAGGAGGCGTCGCGGGACAGGAACAGCACCTTCGAGTACCACTTCGGTGCCACCGTGGCGACCAGCGGCAACGACTACATCACCATGGAGAACTACGCCCGGCGCGACCCAGGCGTCGGCAACGCCACCGCCTCCG
Protein-coding sequences here:
- a CDS encoding MerR family transcriptional regulator; the encoded protein is MDDKHMQIGEVAARTELSLRTIRHYEETGLVIPSARSQGGFRLYTESDIARLMVIRRMKPLGFTLDEMRDLLDATDRLDSDEPDGIDEREALLERIETYEQAAAQKIEDLRIQLARAEDFAATLRARLGTARHEQGTPA
- a CDS encoding dioxygenase family protein, whose protein sequence is MTETTETTRTGTTGTGTGTGTGTRGTTEQELTDNVVASFDTAKDERFREVMQALVRHAHAFVRETRLTEAEWSAAIGFLTAAGHITTDTRQEFVLLSDVLGISMLTVAVNEPGLGESTESTVLGPFFVQDSPEIDLGGDIAGGAKGEPSWVAGTVKDTDGNPVPGARIEVWEADDDGMYDVQYDDGALAGRAHLFADTEGRYRFWALTPTPYPIPDDGPVGRLLQHAGRSPMRAPHLHFKVTAPGFHTLITHMFVAGDPTLDSDSVFGVKESLVRPFDRHRPGTPTPDSRQLEGPWTSARFDIVLRKE
- a CDS encoding SulP family inorganic anion transporter translates to MRLRGLRPDWLNNPKVWRTEVLAGLVVALALIPESISFSIIAGVDPAIGLFASFTMAVTISIVGGRRAMISAATGAVALVIAPLNREHGFGYLVAAVILAGLIQVALGALGVAKLMRFVPRSVMVGFVNALAILIFMAQVPEMHDVPWPVYPLIIGGLALMVFFPKVTTVIPAPLVAIVILTVITVAAGIAVPTVGDKGALPSSLPVPGLPDVPFTMDTLTTIAPYAFAMALVGLMESLMTAKLVDDITDTHSSKTRESIGQGIANIVTGFFGGMGGCAMIGQTMINVKVSGARTRLSTFLAGSFLMVLCIVFGPVVSDIPMAALVAVMVMVSFATFDWHSIAPKTLKRMPTGEVAVMVITVVCVVATDNLAIGVVVGSITAMVIFAKRVAHLANVTSVIDPDHATVVYSVTGELFFASSNDLVGQFNYATDPDKVVIDLSAAHIWDASSVAALDAIETKYAQRGKTVEIIGLNDPSADLHGKLTGELTSH
- a CDS encoding glycoside hydrolase domain-containing protein; its protein translation is MDAMVLQAQKFINTTYAGVSGIPTVVEDGTTGWDVMYALTRALQYELGITALSDTFGPTTLGKLTSLYPVIDGTNGNANINRIVQSGLYCKGYDGSGISGSYDSTTGSSVTQLKANMGVASTFPGNGVTPKVFKALLTMDPYVLISGGSDQVRAIQQWMNASYINRANFFIIPCDGYFSRDVQKALMFAIQFAIGYDDATANGVFGPGTQAGLKANTLSVGSSGTFVQLFTAAMVFNKRSGAVFASSFGSDLADAVANFQSFMRLPVTGTGNFQTWASLLVSTGDPSRSGTACDCVTEVTADRAAALKASGYSIIGRYLTNVAGTTLNKKIQAGELDTIAGAGLRVFPIYQTYGGSVSYFNHSQGVADASAAIDAAQGYGFKRGTRIYFAVDYDALDADVTSNIIPHFQGIQERFDQYAAGYKIGVYGPRNICSRVAASGATSASFVSDMSTGFSGNLGFSMPEDWAFDQISTISVGSGTGAIQIDNDISSDRDSGQNTFDPVPTQKLDVAFDTANRDALLADIRATMQSLGVDETTWYTNHSTEDALNVVLQYDSYITGLARSLKMRKSLIQVPIFWEYRKYTYLDDVANTLVQEYYSYMEQMEAWNNMPVWQQLITPVPEMPVGSREDASAGLGQIFAATAISARNYCSSAGITNEATLDASDWHTMETVWNNLYTNNEYNITTVALVHISDAHSIGQRIPGLDYTDTETQAVLARYNGTGADATEYGVQNLSVYQTFEKYNAPARNL
- a CDS encoding eCIS core domain-containing protein, which produces MQRRSGVHDVLHSSGRPLDPGVRAEMETRFGGADFGNVRVHADAAAQRSATEIGARAYTSGRHIVIGENGSDKHTLAHELTHVIQQRSGPVSGTDSGQGLSVSDPCDRFEREAEANAHRVMAGGSHSPGPGHAADAGAAGAAPAHGGKRAPVQRYVEIDPGTENYPSKHRRASIGSNKSAESDDHFFPSQQEAGGSYFSDTQARTANVAFNGSVPLRLSDGLDLAIEHGPGESKVFFATDAHIQAANAALAGRVRFRRGTRYLHVQGETGELRLYQVKPVVETKKTGMAGALGMTKKATGLSILTPQRCNEMAEFVTGKKGISAQGIGAWENFLARVLDIVEDSGSEHLDGVKDAFQKGVDGDQKAYLAYSQNMSRAFQDLKAANSAELDQALHELGLNEFLPPPPPGSALVTVGYGDADQEASRDRNSTFEYHFGATVATSGNDYITMENYARRDPGVGNATASGGDPLFYFKMYGTKQESGETWHGSQMATEGFIGAILSITLEG
- a CDS encoding DUF6243 family protein; protein product: MTVSKNINNPVGMGGGQRKKLSRAERQNNGPHRNLDRQGAADRKAELVRKMREKAGAAEGAGQAGDDTAQS